One genomic window of Micromonospora sp. WMMD1128 includes the following:
- a CDS encoding CoA ester lyase, which produces MTAVGRPRRSCLAVPGSSVKMLGKAQGLPADQVFLDLEDAVAPLAKPDARKNIVAALNEGDWAGKTRVVRVNDLTTPWTYRDVIEVVEGAGANLDCIMLPKAQNAEQVHWLDLLLTQIEKTLGLEVGRIGIEAQIENAAGLVNVDAIAAASPRIETIIFGPADFMASINMRSLVVGALIPDYPGDPYHYILMRILMAARMHDKQAIDGPFLQIRDVDAFREVAKRSAALGFDGKWVLHPGQVDAANEVYSPAQDDYDHAELILDAYDYATSEAGGKLGAVMLGDEMIDEASRKMALVIAAKGRAAGMTRTSSFTPPAQ; this is translated from the coding sequence ATGACCGCTGTCGGTCGTCCCCGCCGGTCCTGCCTCGCGGTACCCGGCTCCAGCGTCAAGATGCTCGGCAAGGCCCAGGGCCTCCCCGCCGACCAGGTCTTCCTGGACCTGGAGGACGCGGTCGCCCCGCTGGCCAAGCCGGACGCGCGCAAGAACATCGTGGCCGCGCTGAACGAGGGGGACTGGGCCGGCAAGACCCGCGTGGTCCGGGTGAACGACCTGACCACGCCGTGGACCTACCGCGACGTGATCGAGGTGGTCGAGGGCGCCGGGGCGAACCTGGACTGCATCATGCTGCCGAAGGCGCAGAACGCCGAGCAGGTGCACTGGCTGGACCTGCTGCTCACCCAGATCGAGAAGACGCTGGGCCTGGAGGTGGGTCGGATCGGCATCGAGGCGCAGATCGAGAACGCCGCCGGGCTGGTGAACGTGGACGCCATCGCCGCCGCGTCGCCCCGGATCGAGACGATCATCTTCGGCCCGGCCGACTTCATGGCCTCGATCAACATGAGGTCGCTCGTGGTCGGCGCGCTGATTCCGGACTACCCGGGCGACCCCTACCACTACATCCTGATGCGGATCCTGATGGCCGCCCGGATGCACGACAAGCAGGCCATCGACGGTCCGTTCCTGCAGATCCGGGACGTCGACGCGTTCCGCGAGGTGGCCAAGCGCTCGGCGGCGCTGGGCTTCGACGGCAAGTGGGTGCTGCACCCCGGTCAGGTCGACGCGGCGAACGAGGTCTACTCGCCGGCGCAGGACGACTACGACCACGCCGAGTTGATCCTCGACGCGTACGACTACGCCACGTCCGAGGCGGGCGGGAAGCTCGGCGCGGTGATGCTCGGCGACGAGATGATCGACGAGGCGTCCCGCAAGATGGCGCTGGTGATCGCCGCCAAGGGGCGGGCCGCCGGGATGACGCGTACCTCCTCGTTCACCCCGCCCGCGCAGTGA
- a CDS encoding APC family permease — translation MEAGRDDAEERGTVVTPSAEFPPLDAEERAALGRIGARWRGPRRPDDLPVDPTLGRHDHRPRPTRFGRLTPIDLFTVAEPDELVATGPAYLPGGRAGRVAARLRRAVVGPPLASSSVLYERMRKLVALPVLSSDLLSSVAYGPEAMLAVLVLAGGAALGLALPLAALLAVLMVGVGLSYRQTIPAYPHGAGSYLVAGDNLGRTPGLAAAAGLMLDYVLTVSVSVAAGVHAVTSAVPGITRWAVPLGVLVIVGLLAGNLRGVRTAGNIFVLPTYAFVAVVLAVLAVGYAKAAARGFAPTPPPAVPAAEGLGLLLVLRAFSSGAVSMTGIEAVSNAVPAFRPTEWRNARTTLGWMLVTLVTLFAGLVGLIHLDGLVPRADETVLSQLGRVTFPTGPWYAILQATTALILLLAANTAFNDFPRLLFFMARDGHAPRRFLHMGDRLAFSNGLVALALAAASVFVAFGGHTERLIPLYAVGVFLAFTLSQTGMVVHWRRRRGRGWRRRLVVNAVGATLSGLVLLTAAVAKFTEGAWVVVVAVPLLVLLFRRIHRHYATLHRALALHPPPAPPPGPAGPIEGEELPQQVRHLVVVPVARLNRASLRALAYAASLGRPALAVHIAPEDAEADRFREQWRAWGDHLRLETIVSPYRSVIGPLAHYLEALHAARPELTLTVIVPEVVLRRRRHRLLHSRAEQRLRAALRALPGVVVTSVPVHVAR, via the coding sequence GTGGAGGCGGGCCGGGACGACGCGGAGGAGCGGGGGACCGTCGTCACGCCGTCGGCCGAGTTCCCGCCGCTGGACGCCGAGGAACGGGCCGCGCTCGGCCGGATCGGCGCGCGCTGGCGCGGCCCTCGCCGCCCGGATGATCTGCCCGTCGACCCGACGCTGGGTCGACACGACCACCGTCCCCGGCCGACCCGGTTCGGCCGGCTGACCCCGATCGACCTGTTCACCGTGGCGGAGCCGGACGAACTGGTCGCCACCGGGCCGGCGTACCTGCCCGGCGGCCGGGCCGGCCGGGTGGCCGCCCGACTGCGCCGGGCAGTTGTCGGCCCGCCGCTTGCCAGCAGCTCCGTCCTCTACGAGCGGATGCGCAAGCTGGTCGCGCTGCCGGTGCTCTCGTCGGACCTGCTCAGCTCCGTGGCGTACGGGCCGGAGGCGATGCTCGCCGTGCTGGTGCTTGCCGGCGGCGCCGCGCTGGGGCTCGCCCTGCCGCTGGCCGCCCTGCTGGCGGTGCTGATGGTCGGGGTGGGGCTCTCCTACCGGCAGACCATCCCGGCCTACCCGCACGGCGCCGGGTCGTACCTCGTCGCCGGGGACAACCTGGGGCGTACGCCGGGACTGGCCGCCGCAGCCGGGCTGATGCTCGACTACGTGCTGACCGTGTCGGTGTCGGTGGCCGCCGGCGTGCACGCGGTCACCTCGGCGGTGCCCGGGATCACCCGGTGGGCGGTGCCGCTCGGGGTGCTGGTGATCGTCGGGCTGCTCGCCGGCAACCTGCGTGGCGTACGCACCGCCGGCAACATCTTCGTGCTGCCCACGTACGCCTTCGTGGCGGTGGTTCTCGCGGTGCTTGCGGTCGGCTACGCGAAGGCCGCGGCGCGGGGGTTCGCGCCGACGCCACCGCCGGCGGTGCCCGCCGCGGAGGGGTTGGGGTTGCTGCTGGTGCTGCGCGCGTTCTCCTCCGGCGCGGTGTCGATGACCGGCATCGAGGCGGTCTCCAACGCGGTGCCGGCGTTCCGCCCGACGGAGTGGCGCAACGCGCGTACCACGTTGGGTTGGATGCTCGTCACGCTCGTCACGCTCTTCGCCGGCCTGGTCGGGCTGATCCACCTCGACGGCCTGGTGCCCCGGGCGGACGAGACCGTGCTGTCCCAGCTCGGTCGGGTCACCTTCCCGACCGGCCCGTGGTACGCGATCCTCCAGGCCACCACCGCGCTGATCCTGCTGCTGGCGGCGAACACCGCGTTCAACGACTTCCCCCGGCTGCTGTTCTTCATGGCCCGGGACGGCCACGCGCCGCGCCGTTTCCTGCACATGGGCGACCGGCTGGCGTTCAGCAACGGCCTGGTCGCGCTGGCGCTCGCCGCCGCGTCGGTCTTCGTCGCGTTCGGCGGGCACACCGAGCGGCTGATCCCGCTCTACGCGGTAGGTGTCTTCCTCGCCTTCACGTTGTCGCAGACCGGGATGGTGGTGCACTGGCGGCGCCGGCGGGGGCGCGGCTGGCGCCGCCGGCTCGTGGTGAACGCGGTCGGCGCGACGCTCTCCGGGTTGGTGCTGCTGACGGCCGCGGTCGCCAAGTTCACCGAGGGCGCCTGGGTGGTGGTGGTCGCGGTGCCGCTGCTGGTGCTGCTGTTCCGGCGGATCCACCGGCACTACGCCACGCTGCACCGCGCGCTCGCGCTGCATCCGCCGCCCGCGCCGCCGCCCGGCCCCGCCGGGCCCATCGAGGGCGAGGAACTGCCCCAGCAGGTACGCCACCTGGTGGTCGTGCCGGTGGCCCGGCTCAACCGGGCGTCGCTGCGTGCCCTGGCGTACGCGGCGTCACTGGGCCGGCCGGCGCTGGCGGTGCACATCGCGCCGGAGGACGCCGAGGCGGACCGGTTCCGGGAGCAGTGGCGGGCCTGGGGCGACCACCTGCGGCTGGAGACGATCGTGTCGCCGTACCGTTCGGTGATCGGGCCGCTGGCGCACTATCTGGAGGCGCTGCACGCCGCCCGCCCGGAGCTGACGCTCACCGTGATCGTGCCGGAGGTGGTGCTGCGCCGCCGTCGGCACCGGCTGCTGCACAGCCGGGCCGAGCAGCGGCTGCGGGCCGCGTTGCGGGCGCTGCCCGGTGTGGTGGTCACCAGCGTCCCGGTGCACGTCGCGCGGTGA
- a CDS encoding SDR family NAD(P)-dependent oxidoreductase yields the protein MEDLTERRIVVVTGASSGIGLAAAVELARRGDQVVLVGRDPARLRAAGEKVRESCGEQPELFRADFAVLDDVRGLAERLRAGYDRIDVLANNAGAIVLEPITTVDGFELSMQANHLAPFLLSNLLADRVRRMVVTGSDAHRSGVLDPDDLNAALRHYRPFRAYGTSKQANILFTAEAARRWPQVPAYAFHPGVVSTRFGNESRLVAFGMRLLPFRTPEKGAETLVWLARQDPSRLVSGGYYVDRKPHRPRPKAADPALAARLWTASAKAVGVEG from the coding sequence GTGGAAGATCTCACTGAGCGGCGGATCGTGGTGGTGACCGGCGCCAGCTCGGGCATCGGGCTGGCCGCCGCGGTGGAGCTGGCGCGCCGCGGTGACCAGGTGGTGCTGGTCGGCCGGGACCCGGCGCGGCTGCGCGCCGCCGGAGAGAAGGTACGCGAGTCCTGCGGCGAGCAGCCGGAGCTGTTCCGGGCCGACTTCGCCGTCCTCGACGACGTACGCGGGCTCGCCGAGCGACTGCGCGCCGGCTACGACCGGATCGACGTGCTCGCCAACAACGCCGGCGCGATCGTACTCGAACCGATCACCACGGTCGACGGCTTCGAGCTGAGCATGCAGGCCAACCACCTCGCCCCGTTCCTGCTCAGCAACCTGCTTGCCGACCGGGTCCGCCGGATGGTGGTGACCGGCTCCGACGCGCACCGCAGCGGCGTGCTCGACCCGGACGACCTGAACGCCGCGCTGCGCCACTACCGGCCGTTCCGCGCGTACGGCACCAGCAAGCAGGCGAACATCCTGTTCACCGCCGAGGCGGCCCGGCGTTGGCCGCAGGTCCCGGCGTACGCGTTCCACCCCGGCGTGGTGAGCACCCGCTTCGGCAACGAGAGCCGCCTGGTGGCGTTCGGCATGCGGCTGCTGCCGTTCCGCACCCCGGAGAAGGGCGCCGAGACGCTCGTCTGGCTCGCCCGCCAGGACCCGTCCCGACTGGTCAGCGGCGGCTACTACGTCGACCGTAAGCCGCACCGGCCGCGTCCCAAGGCGGCCGACCCGGCGCTCGCCGCCCGGCTCTGGACCGCGAGCGCGAAGGCCGTCGGCGTCGAGGGCTGA
- a CDS encoding DUF4190 domain-containing protein — protein MTYPPPPGGWQDPAGAGPHSTPPADPYAPPDPYAVAKSPYAPPGYPSPGGDPYAVPVGYPPPYPGYVPPSRTNTLAIVALVLSLVGFTSCITAPIGAIMGHVARKQIRETGEQGEGMAKAAIIVGWILTGLLVALIIFYIVMIVIAVNSGSSSSSSSY, from the coding sequence ATGACCTATCCCCCGCCACCCGGTGGTTGGCAGGACCCCGCGGGGGCCGGCCCGCACTCGACCCCGCCGGCCGACCCCTACGCGCCGCCGGACCCGTACGCGGTCGCCAAGTCGCCCTACGCGCCGCCCGGATACCCGTCGCCCGGCGGCGACCCGTACGCGGTGCCGGTCGGATACCCGCCGCCGTACCCCGGATACGTGCCGCCGAGCCGGACGAACACGCTTGCCATCGTGGCCCTGGTGCTCTCGCTCGTCGGATTCACCTCCTGCATCACCGCGCCGATCGGCGCGATCATGGGCCACGTCGCCCGCAAGCAGATCCGGGAGACCGGCGAGCAGGGCGAGGGCATGGCGAAGGCGGCCATCATCGTGGGCTGGATCCTCACCGGCCTGCTGGTCGCGCTGATCATCTTCTACATCGTGATGATCGTGATCGCCGTCAACTCGGGCAGCTCCAGCAGCTCCAGCAGCTACTGA
- a CDS encoding SDR family NAD(P)-dependent oxidoreductase translates to MALDARGGRSRRDMSRPGSVRRPRGGESPVAADQDRAEPLPETATMRLDGRVALVTGAGSADGIGYATARRLADLGARVAIVSTTRRIHDRAGELGVTGFVADLTDESEVGALADAVAEQLGDVEVLVNNAGLASRASPEVLRPVAQLTYDEWCGEIDRNLTTAFLSSRAFINGMSERGWGRIVNLAATAGPVNALPTEAAYAAAKAGVVGLTRALAMEMIADGVTVNAVAPGIIHTAASTMVEIKQGLGTPVGRPGTPDEVAAAIAFLCSPAASYITGQMLVVDGGNSVREAQFR, encoded by the coding sequence ATGGCACTTGACGCACGTGGGGGTCGGTCGCGACGGGACATGAGCCGGCCGGGGTCGGTTCGCCGCCCGCGCGGCGGGGAGTCGCCGGTCGCCGCCGACCAGGACCGGGCCGAACCGCTCCCGGAGACCGCCACCATGCGGCTTGACGGCCGGGTCGCCCTGGTCACCGGCGCGGGCAGCGCGGACGGCATCGGGTACGCGACCGCGCGCCGGCTGGCCGACCTGGGCGCCCGGGTGGCGATCGTGTCGACCACCCGCCGGATCCACGACCGCGCCGGCGAGCTGGGGGTGACCGGCTTCGTCGCCGACCTCACCGACGAGTCCGAGGTGGGCGCGCTCGCCGACGCGGTCGCCGAGCAGCTCGGCGACGTCGAGGTGCTCGTCAACAACGCGGGTCTGGCCAGCCGCGCCAGTCCCGAGGTGCTGCGGCCGGTGGCCCAGCTGACGTACGACGAGTGGTGCGGCGAGATCGACCGCAACCTGACCACCGCGTTCCTGTCCAGCCGCGCGTTCATCAACGGCATGTCCGAGCGGGGCTGGGGCCGGATCGTCAACCTGGCCGCCACCGCCGGGCCGGTGAACGCGCTGCCCACCGAGGCCGCCTACGCGGCGGCGAAGGCAGGTGTGGTCGGGCTGACCCGGGCGCTGGCGATGGAGATGATCGCCGACGGGGTGACCGTGAACGCGGTGGCGCCGGGCATCATCCACACCGCGGCGTCCACCATGGTCGAGATCAAGCAGGGCCTCGGCACGCCGGTGGGTCGCCCCGGCACGCCGGACGAGGTGGCCGCGGCGATCGCGTTCCTCTGTTCGCCGGCCGCGTCGTACATCACCGGGCAGATGCTCGTGGTCGACGGCGGCAACAGCGTGCGGGAGGCGCAGTTCCGCTGA
- a CDS encoding HAD family hydrolase: MPRFHAVLFDFFGTLTHGVRRGDAHRAVAEQLGCSTEALVEVLNGSYYERASGFFGDAESTMRWVCAQVGVRPSDAAVRAAVAARHRAVRADTRLRAEAVPVLAALRRRGVRTGLVSDCTHELPAFLPQLAVAPLLDTRVFSVRVGVCKPDPALFLTACHRLGRAPADCLYVGDGGSQELTGAQRVGLRAVRLAAADLTDHLVFNADHGWDGPALTSLTGVLDLLDPVTVD; encoded by the coding sequence ATGCCCAGGTTCCACGCGGTCCTGTTCGACTTCTTCGGCACGCTCACCCACGGCGTCCGGCGCGGCGACGCCCACCGCGCCGTCGCGGAGCAGCTCGGCTGCTCGACCGAGGCGCTGGTCGAGGTGCTCAACGGCAGCTACTACGAACGCGCCAGCGGGTTCTTCGGCGACGCCGAGTCGACCATGCGGTGGGTCTGCGCCCAGGTCGGCGTACGCCCCTCGGACGCCGCGGTGCGGGCCGCCGTCGCCGCCCGCCACCGGGCGGTGCGGGCCGACACCCGGTTGCGCGCGGAGGCGGTGCCCGTGCTGGCCGCGTTGCGCCGCCGGGGCGTACGGACCGGGCTGGTCAGCGACTGCACGCACGAGCTGCCGGCATTCCTGCCGCAGCTCGCCGTCGCGCCGCTGCTCGACACCCGGGTCTTCTCGGTGCGGGTCGGCGTCTGCAAGCCGGATCCGGCGCTCTTCCTGACCGCCTGTCACCGGCTCGGCCGTGCCCCGGCCGACTGCCTCTACGTGGGGGACGGCGGCAGCCAGGAACTCACCGGCGCGCAGCGGGTGGGCCTGCGCGCCGTCCGGCTGGCCGCCGCGGACCTCACCGATCATCTGGTCTTCAACGCCGACCACGGATGGGACGGGCCGGCGCTGACCTCACTCACCGGTGTGCTCGACCTGCTCGATCCGGTCACCGTCGACTGA